In Nanohaloarchaea archaeon SW_7_43_1, a single window of DNA contains:
- a CDS encoding DUF378 domain-containing protein produces MNEVKYLDWATLTLVVLGAVNWGLEGLGTFAQKNLNIVEILLTQELGSPEAEAVVYLVIGLSGLYQIYFGYELYDSE; encoded by the coding sequence ATGAATGAAGTGAAATACCTCGACTGGGCAACACTAACCTTAGTTGTATTAGGAGCTGTTAACTGGGGTCTTGAGGGACTAGGAACATTCGCCCAGAAAAACCTCAACATTGTTGAGATTCTTTTAACTCAAGAACTTGGTTCACCTGAGGCTGAAGCAGTTGTATACCTGGTTATCGGACTGTCCGGCCTGTACCAAATATACTTTGGTTACGAGCTCTACGACAGCGAATAG